In Rosa chinensis cultivar Old Blush chromosome 1, RchiOBHm-V2, whole genome shotgun sequence, a genomic segment contains:
- the LOC112181791 gene encoding probable LRR receptor-like serine/threonine-protein kinase At3g47570 — translation MVLSSLFCCFRGKKNRRKEWNYSDFLRVSYSTLSEATDSFSSANLVGVGSFGSVYKVVLVTPSHEAQLIVAVKVFNMLRWGASNSFAAECEMFRNIRHRNIVKIVTTCSSVDFRGNDFKALVYECMENGSLEEWLHPTVGTQNPPKNLYLLVRLDIAIDVACALDYLHNHCETPIVHCDLKLSNVLLDTELTGHLSDFGLARFLSKTNNVAANQSSSRGSVGYVAPEYKKGSEASTYGDVYSFGILLLEMFTGQKPSDHMFRDDLNLHTFVKMAYFERAIEIADSRLFLQGENHNIPIKYRERFSLEIQECLSWIFGIGIVCSSKSPRDRMDMGYVVTKLQCIRNILNGLYGCVSSNCDCVVCRRKMNPFFCRRTGTKFL, via the exons ATGGTGCTCTCTtcgttattttgttgtttcagagggaagaagaacagaagaaaagaatggAACTATTCGGACTTCTTAAGAGTTTCATATAGTACTCTTTCAGAAGCAACCGATAGTTTCTCTTCAGCAAATTTGGTTGGCGTTGGTAGTTTCGGGTCTGTGTATAAAGTAGTTCTTGTCACGCCATCCCATGAAGCTCAACTTATTGTTGCTGTGAAGGTGTTTAACATGTTACGCTGGGGAGCTTCCAATAGTTTTGCAGCCGAATGTGAGATGTTTAGAAATATCAGACATCGCAACATCGTTAAGATTGTAACAACATGTTCAAGTGTTGATTTTCGTGGCAATGATTTCAAAGCTCTGGTTTATGAGTGCATGGAGAATGGAAGCTTGGAAGAGTGGTTGCACCCAACAGTTGGAACACAAAACCCGCCCAAGAATTTATATCTTCTTGTGAGGCTAGACATCGCCATTGATGTTGCTTGTGCACTAGATTACCTCCACAATCATTGTGAAACACCGATAGTTCATTGTGATCTCAAGCTGAGCAATGTTCTTTTAGACACCGAGTTGACTGGACACCTTTCTGACTTTGGATTGGCGAGATTTCTCTCGAAAACCAATAACGTTGCTGCAAATCAATCAAGTTCAAGGGGATCTGTTGGCTATGTTGCGCCAG AGTACAAAAAGGGAAGTGAGGCATCAACATATGGGGATGTCTATAGCTTTGGCATTCTATTGTTAGAGATGTTTACAGGACAGAAGCCCAGTGACCACATGTTTCGTGACGACTTGAACCTTCATACTTTCGTGAAGATGGCTTACTTTGAGCGAGCTATAGAGATTGCAGATTCAAGACTATTTCTTCAAGGAGAAAACCATAATATTCCCATCAAGTACCGTGAGAGATTCTCATTGGAAATTCAGGAGTGCTTGAGCTGGatatttggaattggaattgtgtgTTCTAGCAAGTCCCCAAGAGACAGAATGGATATGGGTTATGTGGTAACTAAATTGCAATGCATTAGAAACATTCTGAACGGACTATATGGTTGTGTAAGCTCCAATTGCGACTGCGTGGTTTGTCGACGCAAGATGAACCCATTCTTTTGTCGACGCACGGGCACAAAATTTCTTTGA
- the LOC112168790 gene encoding uncharacterized protein LOC112168790, protein MTLQQPLSGSCNNSSETAKDATVENLKAALVEIQLCSRLESLLLKKKSLNNGDSPELHTEKVEKLKVLSESLANSTSQAEKRILDHRFQKEEALNFRVAKANEVSRLEKIGKAFLKQLKVFLRKIT, encoded by the exons ATGACACTGCAGCAGCCTTTAAGTGGAAGTTGTAACAATTCATCGGAGACAGCAAAAGATGCAACGGTAGAG AATTTAAAAGCAGCACTCGTAGAAATTCAACTATGTTCCAGGTTGGAGTCTCTGTTACTAAAGAAGAAATCCTTGAACAATGGGGACTCACCTGAGTTGCACACTGAAAAG GTCGAAAAATTGAAAGTATTATCAGAATCTCTTGCTAATTCCACCTCACAAGCAGAAAAGCGCATTTTGGACCATAG atttcaaaaagaagaagcacTTAATTTTCGTGTAGCTAAAGCTAATGAAGTAAGCCGACTTGAGAAG ATAGGGAAAGCTTTTTTGAAGCAGCTGAAAGTGTTCCTGAG AAAAATTACTTAG